A segment of the Cenarchaeum symbiosum A genome:
GGGGGACGACCTCTCCTCGATAGCCTCCGGGACCACCTACTGTGATGCCACCACCTATTCAAACGCGCTAGACATAGTGCGGGGCCTCGGCCTCGCGGACAGGATGCCGCCCGCAGCGCTTGCCCGGCTGGAGGCTGGCGCCCGCGGGGGCATACCGGAGACCCCGAAGGAGCCCATGTTCCCCAACTGGGTGATAGCTGCCAACAGAGACTGTACTGCCGCAATGGGCAGCAGGGCCCGGGAGTTTGGGTATGAGCCGGAGATACTGTCAGTCTCCGGGGATGTATCTGATGCAGCAGGGATGATTGCAGAGAGGTACAGGCAGGGCCCGCCATGCGTGATATTCGGGGGCGAGACTACCGTCAGGGTAAAAGGGGATGGCCGCGGCGGAAGAAACCAGGAGCTGGTGCTGCGCCTGCTGCGCGAGCTCAAGGGAGAATCCTTTGTGGCCGCATCTATAGGGACCGACGGGATAGACGGCAATACCGAAGATGCCGGGGCCATCTCGGGGGGTGATGCAGGGATTGATGACATTGATGCATACCTTGCGGAAAACGATTCGGGGTCGTTTTTTGCAAAGCACGGCGGGCAGGTAAAGACGGGATATACCCGGACCAACCTCATGGATATTGGCCTGGTCCTGCGCCCCCGCGGACCAGATCCTCCGCGGGATTCCCCGCCGATCCCAGATATTTCCACGTGACGCCCTTTTGGGAGAATAGCTGTCTTACAAAGCCCGTCCTCTGTGCGGCAAGCCTGCCTGGCGCGGGCCCGCCGCCTATCAGGTGTGCGCGCATTGCCGGGTCGTCGAGAAGTATGTCGACTGCATCACCGCGGACGATCCGGAGCGTGCCGATGCACCAGAATATGCCCACGTGCAAAGCCACGTACCTTGAATCCAGGCAGCTGATCTTTCCAAGGTATTCCTGCACGTGTATACGGTGCTGGGGGATCGTTTTTTCGCCGCTGCAGAGCGCCCATGCGATGGCCCTGCTGTCGCCAAAC
Coding sequences within it:
- a CDS encoding hydroxypyruvate reductase (COG2379) is translated as MLEAGLAAASPEAALGRVLEPGKITAGKTINLEGYSGVHVVAFGKSAYPMAKEAYRLLKPRSCLAVIPQGSGAAPGGRAFTVIRSSHPVPGQDSVAAARAVQKILHRRRGSEFVLFLVSGGSSSLLCMPDGISLDDKAYTSELMLKSGATIQEFNCVRKHLSQVKGGRLVAGLPCDAAALVMSDVVGDDLSSIASGTTYCDATTYSNALDIVRGLGLADRMPPAALARLEAGARGGIPETPKEPMFPNWVIAANRDCTAAMGSRAREFGYEPEILSVSGDVSDAAGMIAERYRQGPPCVIFGGETTVRVKGDGRGGRNQELVLRLLRELKGESFVAASIGTDGIDGNTEDAGAISGGDAGIDDIDAYLAENDSGSFFAKHGGQVKTGYTRTNLMDIGLVLRPRGPDPPRDSPPIPDIST